The following proteins are encoded in a genomic region of Sulfurospirillum arsenophilum NBRC 109478:
- the lgt gene encoding prolipoprotein diacylglyceryl transferase: MLFWNNIYSQFDPVAFKLGPIAVHWYGLMYMLALLGALYAAKWFVKRDNLGFTNQILESYFIWIEIGIVLGARIGYILFYDPHVDYYLSNPWQMFNPFMDGTFVGIRGMSYHGAIIGFFLGTWFFYLKHKINVWRLLDVVALSVPVGYIFGRIGNFLNQELFGRPTDVAWGIYVDGVLRHPSQLYEALLEGLMVFVVLYFYRNFKKYDGELIALYGFFYSLGRFIAEFWREPDFQIGFVYGEWMSKGQALSILMIIASLLLYGFIIKRGKRG, from the coding sequence ATGCTTTTTTGGAATAATATTTACAGCCAATTTGACCCTGTTGCTTTTAAATTAGGACCTATTGCCGTTCATTGGTATGGGCTTATGTATATGCTTGCCCTTCTTGGAGCGCTTTATGCTGCAAAATGGTTTGTCAAACGTGACAATCTTGGCTTTACGAATCAAATTTTAGAGAGTTATTTTATTTGGATTGAAATTGGTATTGTTTTGGGTGCACGCATTGGTTACATTCTTTTCTACGATCCGCATGTGGATTATTACCTCTCCAATCCGTGGCAGATGTTTAATCCTTTTATGGATGGTACGTTTGTGGGCATTCGTGGTATGAGTTATCATGGTGCAATTATTGGATTTTTTCTTGGTACTTGGTTTTTCTATCTCAAACATAAAATCAATGTTTGGAGACTTCTTGATGTGGTAGCCCTAAGCGTTCCTGTGGGTTACATCTTTGGACGCATAGGTAATTTTCTCAACCAAGAACTTTTCGGCAGACCAACCGATGTGGCATGGGGTATCTATGTTGATGGTGTGCTTCGTCACCCTTCGCAACTCTATGAAGCACTCTTAGAGGGATTGATGGTTTTTGTGGTACTCTATTTTTACCGAAACTTTAAAAAATACGATGGTGAGCTCATCGCACTTTATGGCTTTTTCTACTCTTTGGGACGTTTTATTGCAGAATTTTGGAGAGAACCAGACTTTCAAATCGGTTTTGTGTACGGTGAATGGATGAGTAAAGGTCAAGCGCTTTCTATCCTTATGATAATTGCTTCTTTACTCCTCTATGGCTTCATCATCAAACGGGGTAAACGGGGATAA
- a CDS encoding fumarate reductase cytochrome b subunit encodes MSDLLEGFLGTSVEGKKSRVPAKLDYVQSATGLFLGLFMWGHMFFVSTILISKDFMYTITKMFEGSLFLSEPQPIIVSAIVLFVFAVFIVHAMLGMRKLPITFRQYQAYKTHMGMMKHDDTTMWFTQAFTGFAMFFLGSAHLFTMAVQADKIGPFGSADRMYSEFMWPFYLLLLLAVEFHGGIGLYRLCVKWGWFEGEHAKDSRKNLKKVKWAVTVFFLALGLLTLAAYVKIGYEHRNNVGEAYKPTAQVEARYDVKVRA; translated from the coding sequence GTGAGTGACCTACTTGAAGGTTTTCTAGGTACGAGCGTTGAGGGAAAAAAGAGTAGAGTTCCTGCAAAATTGGACTATGTTCAAAGTGCAACAGGACTATTCTTAGGTTTGTTTATGTGGGGACATATGTTCTTTGTATCAACTATTTTGATCAGCAAAGACTTTATGTACACAATAACAAAAATGTTTGAAGGCAGTTTGTTCCTAAGCGAACCACAGCCTATAATCGTTTCTGCAATTGTATTGTTTGTATTTGCAGTCTTTATTGTACATGCAATGCTCGGTATGAGAAAATTGCCTATTACATTTAGACAATATCAAGCATACAAAACACACATGGGCATGATGAAACATGATGATACGACTATGTGGTTTACACAAGCGTTCACAGGTTTTGCAATGTTCTTCCTTGGTTCTGCTCACCTCTTTACAATGGCGGTTCAAGCAGATAAAATTGGACCATTCGGTTCAGCAGATAGAATGTACAGCGAATTTATGTGGCCATTTTATCTTCTTCTTCTTCTAGCAGTTGAATTCCACGGTGGTATCGGCCTTTATCGTCTTTGTGTTAAATGGGGATGGTTTGAAGGTGAACACGCAAAAGATTCTCGTAAAAATCTTAAAAAAGTTAAATGGGCTGTGACTGTATTTTTCTTAGCACTTGGTCTTTTAACACTTGCTGCGTATGTCAAAATCGGTTACGAGCACAGAAATAATGTTGGTGAAGCGTATAAACCAACGGCACAAGTAGAAGCAAGATATGATGTGAAGGTTAGGGCGTAA
- a CDS encoding fumarate reductase flavoprotein subunit produces the protein MNVKYCDALVIGGGLAGLRAAIATQSKGLSTTVLSLCPVKRSHSAAAQGGMQASLGNSKMSRGDNEDVHFADTVKGSDWGCDQEVARMFVTVAPKAIRELAGWGVPWTRIAKGSREAIINAERTTIVEDEEVHGYIHSRDFGGTKKWRTCYTADATGHTMLFGVANEALKLDVNIEDRKEAIALIHENNRCYGAIVRDLVTGELWAYVAKGTLIATGGYGRLYKQTTNAVICDGIGAAIALETGVATLGNMEAVQFHPTPIVPSGILLTEGCRGDGGLLRDVDGHRFMPDYEPEKKELASRDVVSRRMMEHIRKGKGVKSPYGEHLWLDISILGRAHIERNLRDVQEICQIFNGIDPADEGPKGWAPVLPMQHYSMGGIRTKATGESPTLSGLFSAGEAACWDMHGFNRLGGNSVSETVVAGMIVGDYFADYCLANEVNVNTATIEKAIKKQKEFIDHLLTNKGKYNIFEIKNRMRDIMWEKVAIFRDGKGLAEAVNELEELLKKSHDVNVKSKTASANPELEEAYRVPMMLKLALCVAVGARDRTESRGAHYREDFLKRDDLNWLSRTLTSWKEGSTLPTVTYEPLDIMKMEIPPAFRGYGVKGNIIEHPVSAQRQEVVDKIREEMEAAGKDRHEIQDALMPFELQPYYKAKNERFGDAK, from the coding sequence ATGAACGTAAAATATTGTGATGCACTGGTAATCGGTGGTGGTTTAGCAGGTCTTAGAGCGGCGATTGCAACGCAATCTAAAGGTCTTAGCACAACAGTTTTAAGTCTTTGTCCAGTTAAGAGATCTCACTCTGCTGCGGCACAAGGTGGTATGCAAGCAAGTCTTGGTAACTCAAAAATGAGTAGAGGTGACAACGAAGATGTTCACTTTGCTGATACTGTAAAAGGTAGTGACTGGGGTTGTGACCAAGAAGTTGCACGTATGTTCGTTACCGTTGCTCCTAAAGCTATCCGTGAGTTAGCTGGTTGGGGTGTGCCTTGGACAAGAATTGCTAAAGGTAGCAGAGAAGCTATCATTAATGCTGAGAGAACGACTATCGTTGAAGACGAAGAAGTACATGGTTATATCCACTCTCGTGACTTTGGTGGTACTAAAAAATGGAGAACCTGTTATACAGCGGATGCTACAGGCCATACCATGCTTTTTGGTGTTGCGAACGAAGCGTTGAAACTTGACGTAAATATTGAAGATAGAAAAGAAGCGATTGCGCTTATTCATGAAAACAACCGTTGTTACGGTGCGATTGTAAGAGATCTAGTAACTGGCGAGCTTTGGGCTTACGTTGCTAAAGGTACTTTGATTGCAACAGGCGGTTACGGTAGACTTTACAAACAAACAACCAATGCGGTTATTTGTGATGGTATTGGTGCTGCTATTGCTCTTGAGACAGGTGTTGCGACACTTGGTAACATGGAAGCAGTACAATTCCACCCAACCCCAATTGTTCCTTCAGGTATCCTTTTAACAGAAGGCTGTAGAGGTGATGGTGGTCTATTACGTGACGTTGATGGTCATAGATTTATGCCAGACTACGAGCCAGAGAAAAAAGAACTTGCAAGTCGTGACGTTGTAAGTCGTCGTATGATGGAACACATCCGTAAAGGTAAAGGTGTTAAATCTCCATATGGCGAGCACTTGTGGTTAGATATCTCTATTCTTGGTCGTGCACATATTGAGCGAAACCTAAGAGATGTACAAGAAATTTGTCAAATCTTTAACGGTATCGATCCTGCGGATGAAGGTCCAAAAGGCTGGGCACCAGTTCTTCCAATGCAACACTACTCAATGGGTGGTATTAGAACAAAAGCAACCGGTGAGTCTCCAACACTTTCAGGTCTCTTCTCTGCTGGTGAAGCTGCTTGTTGGGATATGCACGGATTTAACCGCCTTGGTGGTAACTCTGTAAGTGAAACCGTTGTTGCTGGTATGATCGTTGGTGATTATTTTGCTGACTATTGTTTAGCAAATGAAGTGAATGTTAACACTGCAACGATTGAAAAAGCAATTAAAAAACAAAAAGAATTCATTGATCATTTGTTGACTAACAAAGGTAAATATAATATCTTTGAAATCAAAAACAGAATGAGAGATATTATGTGGGAAAAAGTTGCAATTTTCCGTGATGGCAAAGGTCTTGCTGAAGCGGTTAATGAACTTGAAGAACTTCTCAAAAAATCTCATGATGTTAATGTTAAATCTAAAACAGCATCTGCAAACCCAGAACTTGAAGAAGCATACCGTGTTCCTATGATGCTTAAACTTGCTCTTTGTGTAGCAGTTGGTGCAAGAGATAGAACAGAGAGTCGTGGTGCTCACTATAGAGAAGACTTCCTTAAACGTGATGATCTTAACTGGTTAAGCCGTACACTAACTTCATGGAAAGAGGGTTCTACTCTTCCAACAGTTACGTATGAACCACTTGACATTATGAAAATGGAAATTCCACCAGCATTCCGTGGTTACGGTGTTAAAGGAAATATTATCGAGCATCCTGTTAGTGCACAAAGACAAGAGGTTGTTGATAAAATTCGTGAAGAGATGGAAGCAGCAGGCAAAGACAGACATGAGATCCAAGATGCGCTTATGCCATTTGAGCTTCAACCATATTATAAAGCTAAAAATGAGAGATTTGGAGATGCAAAATGA
- a CDS encoding fumarate reductase iron-sulfur subunit, translating into MSRTITIRAMKYNPQSKLSKAHFAEYKLEETDGMTLFIALTKIRETMDADLSFDFVCRAGICGSCGMMVNGTPRLACRTLTKDFKDGVIQLMPMPAFKLIKDLSVDTGNWMNGMSKRVESWIHTNHKPDISKLEAPMEPKLADETFELDRCIECGICVAACGTKLMRPNFIGAVGLNRVARFAMDPHDERTDEDFYELVGDDDGIFGCMSLVACEDNCPKHLPLQSKIAYMRRKLVALK; encoded by the coding sequence ATGAGTAGAACTATTACCATAAGGGCTATGAAATATAACCCACAATCAAAACTTTCTAAAGCGCATTTTGCAGAGTACAAACTTGAAGAAACAGACGGTATGACACTGTTTATCGCGCTTACAAAAATTCGCGAGACAATGGACGCTGACCTTTCTTTTGACTTTGTATGCCGTGCAGGTATCTGCGGAAGTTGTGGTATGATGGTTAATGGAACTCCTAGACTTGCATGCCGTACTTTGACAAAAGATTTTAAAGATGGTGTTATTCAATTAATGCCTATGCCAGCATTCAAACTTATCAAAGATCTTTCTGTTGATACAGGTAACTGGATGAATGGTATGAGTAAACGTGTTGAGAGTTGGATTCACACAAACCACAAACCTGACATTTCTAAACTTGAAGCGCCTATGGAGCCAAAATTGGCTGATGAGACCTTTGAGCTTGATCGTTGTATCGAATGTGGTATCTGTGTTGCAGCATGTGGTACAAAATTGATGAGACCAAACTTTATTGGTGCCGTTGGTTTGAACCGTGTTGCTCGTTTTGCAATGGATCCACACGATGAAAGAACCGATGAAGACTTCTATGAGCTTGTCGGTGATGATGATGGAATCTTTGGATGTATGAGTCTTGTTGCGTGCGAAGACAACTGTCCAAAACACTTACCACTTCAATCAAAAATTGCTTATATGAGAAGAAAGCTAGTCGCTCTCAAATAA
- a CDS encoding dynamin family protein — MHVINDFFLLIWGERLSQHAVFDEKHKTLLDQTLSTAFDNFCDGVAILLITSPQNFANMATLEEPKTALNTLFQQSTFSKETIQYAQSQLLGYLLFLGNLQINHAILKRLELLKKEGIISYDTVRSLGSILGLIEEKKIEVASLHVKSATTQENYYKTALHRLLTAIENLKLAVESPRLSERLHVIPERLENQRFSIGITGVMNAGKSTMLNALLGQEVLGTSVVPETANLTLIKYAKNPYAVVNFWNAKEWSKIEEGAKSLKSLEIFVKESREHFGEKFSTLVTPKGESESISVEDLALYTSAKHSDKKCNLVKSVELYTDLKFVQDGVQIVDTPGLDDPVVQREEITLEYLSECDLMIHLMNAAQAATQKDVDFIIDALLYRNVARLLIVITRIDAIKEKELAEVIAYTKRSIEARLKEQNKGAKLDEIIAKIVFIPIAGKLALMHKLGQADEALALGYDMERTGLPLVEAYLEDVLFGANSQKANLIISANCKEIESVISESMTSFEQELHFLNISHEEIEQAYAKNQEEKKVMASFLEQIKISIAQNKEEMQHYFSTLQKFANNRLDTLQNVVKRRITDDVSYEFSKNKKAPKEERIGSIIETAIKDGMVDLVRDYRYEFQKKMQSSLEYMDAKYGEFKSDAGAHHFDARAFCEEHLGSLLIFKNSTVIIAGVNDAIKKYGKNDLSTLSSLLDTLFGTEFSGIKEMLGEKLQKVNQELLGSFVSLCEAPARLIEERFSAEEELIERAMHQMKDATLNREARILEIKEKERVMGIVLNDLSATKEPK, encoded by the coding sequence ATGCATGTCATCAATGATTTTTTCTTACTCATTTGGGGTGAGAGGTTAAGCCAACACGCTGTTTTCGATGAAAAACATAAAACCCTCCTCGATCAAACCCTATCAACTGCTTTTGATAACTTCTGTGATGGTGTCGCCATCTTGCTTATCACAAGCCCTCAGAATTTTGCCAATATGGCAACCCTTGAAGAACCTAAAACTGCTTTAAATACACTGTTTCAACAATCAACCTTTAGTAAAGAAACCATACAATATGCTCAAAGCCAACTGCTTGGCTATCTGCTATTTCTTGGCAATTTACAGATCAATCATGCGATTCTTAAACGCTTAGAACTTTTAAAAAAAGAGGGGATTATCTCCTATGACACTGTACGTTCCTTAGGCAGTATTCTCGGTCTTATTGAAGAGAAAAAAATCGAAGTGGCATCTTTACATGTAAAGAGTGCAACAACACAAGAAAATTACTACAAAACAGCACTTCATAGGCTTTTAACTGCCATTGAAAATCTAAAACTTGCAGTTGAATCTCCACGCTTAAGTGAGCGTTTACATGTAATCCCTGAACGCTTAGAAAATCAACGTTTTTCCATCGGTATTACAGGCGTTATGAACGCGGGTAAATCTACCATGCTCAATGCGCTTTTAGGCCAAGAGGTTTTAGGCACTTCCGTTGTTCCAGAGACCGCAAACCTAACACTTATAAAATACGCTAAAAATCCTTACGCCGTTGTCAACTTTTGGAATGCCAAAGAGTGGAGCAAGATCGAGGAGGGTGCTAAAAGCCTTAAAAGTTTAGAGATTTTTGTTAAAGAGAGTCGTGAGCATTTTGGTGAAAAATTTAGTACATTAGTAACGCCAAAAGGTGAAAGTGAGTCCATTTCAGTCGAAGATTTAGCACTTTACACTTCCGCAAAACATTCCGATAAAAAATGCAATCTCGTCAAAAGTGTTGAACTCTACACCGATCTTAAATTTGTCCAAGATGGCGTCCAAATCGTGGATACGCCAGGCCTTGATGACCCTGTGGTTCAGCGTGAAGAGATTACCCTTGAATACTTAAGCGAATGCGATTTGATGATCCATCTGATGAACGCAGCACAAGCAGCAACACAAAAAGATGTAGATTTCATCATTGATGCTTTGTTATACCGCAATGTGGCGCGTTTACTAATCGTCATTACACGTATCGATGCGATTAAAGAGAAAGAGCTTGCGGAGGTCATCGCCTATACCAAACGAAGCATCGAAGCACGTCTAAAAGAGCAAAACAAGGGTGCAAAACTCGATGAGATTATTGCCAAAATTGTCTTTATCCCAATTGCAGGAAAACTGGCTCTGATGCATAAATTGGGTCAAGCAGATGAAGCTCTTGCCCTTGGTTATGATATGGAGCGCACAGGTTTACCTCTGGTGGAAGCATACCTTGAAGATGTTCTTTTTGGTGCAAACAGTCAAAAAGCCAATCTCATTATCTCTGCCAATTGTAAAGAGATTGAATCTGTCATTAGCGAATCCATGACATCGTTTGAGCAAGAACTTCACTTCTTAAATATTTCGCATGAAGAGATCGAACAAGCATACGCCAAAAATCAAGAAGAAAAAAAGGTGATGGCAAGCTTTTTGGAGCAAATCAAAATCAGTATCGCTCAAAATAAAGAAGAGATGCAACACTACTTTAGCACCCTTCAAAAATTTGCAAACAATCGCCTCGATACACTTCAAAATGTTGTGAAAAGGCGAATTACAGACGATGTAAGTTATGAATTTAGTAAAAATAAAAAAGCACCCAAAGAAGAACGCATCGGCTCTATTATTGAAACGGCAATCAAAGATGGCATGGTCGATCTTGTTCGTGACTACCGCTACGAATTTCAAAAAAAGATGCAAAGTTCCTTAGAGTATATGGATGCAAAGTATGGTGAGTTTAAAAGTGATGCGGGAGCACATCATTTTGATGCTAGAGCTTTTTGTGAAGAGCATTTAGGCTCACTTTTGATTTTTAAAAATAGCACGGTGATTATTGCTGGTGTGAATGATGCTATTAAAAAATACGGTAAAAATGACCTTAGTACACTTTCATCACTGCTTGATACACTTTTTGGTACAGAATTTTCAGGTATCAAAGAGATGCTTGGCGAAAAACTGCAGAAAGTTAACCAAGAGCTTTTAGGCTCATTTGTAAGCCTCTGTGAAGCACCTGCTCGTCTCATAGAAGAAAGGTTCAGTGCTGAAGAAGAGTTGATTGAACGTGCAATGCATCAGATGAAAGATGCAACACTTAACCGTGAGGCGCGCATTTTAGAGATCAAAGAAAAAGAGCGTGTGATGGGTATAGTACTCAATGATTTAAGTGCAACAAAGGAGCCAAAATGA
- a CDS encoding dynamin family protein, with amino-acid sequence MSLLESFVASYKEHFLKVVPQFDATLLGALKKVQYVLLAEHQLPSIQLKKALDRLQMRSEEPMKVAITGQFSSGKSTFLNALLAKSILPTGITPVTSKVNYIRYGEEFKIRVRYKDGRDEYHDINTIAHFTDQREHVEDIAYLVLYAPLNILKDVVFVDTPGLNSQAATDTQTTEKVLKEVDGIIWLTLIDNAGKMSELQVLEEYLGKYQNKSLCVLNQKDKFTPQQIEETTNYVKTAFKEFFSDVIPISARQALESRSHDKKVMMEEKLDEFMHDLHVKLQSGGEKLDFAGVEHDFKAYQATLDSILQSDLGANLKLLEESNIDKVLDFIRNEIQPKSTQSKEFAITKEIKDISTKLIAQHQLFLAIYDELLDEIVRFEAEAKNLFSELKGKFSHDLKSAFMRIEQIIETIADAIYNQITTEKQIRYEAQKAGLFSKHATYMPFEYQAPKINSDLIYKSLFYEENLIGKMFKQYVRNLLSIQNEVNDKNRLVYRSLEQGILKWQTPYEVIRKNEELHSDIEFANMRRFASKAYESILKPFNDEIANSYAKISSEFNHLSSAVSFNYQNATEVCVAFLENKIEKSAKLYEENPTKFSLYVPKLDEIKERLRTSFHLYELENMMNTKNTFLNKDYDRLISQFTAIKEEKVAFLEERKARHFRMIETIESLLKEVG; translated from the coding sequence ATGAGTCTACTAGAGAGTTTTGTCGCTTCGTATAAAGAGCACTTTTTAAAAGTGGTACCCCAGTTTGATGCAACGCTTTTAGGCGCACTTAAAAAAGTACAGTATGTGCTTCTTGCAGAACACCAACTTCCGTCTATCCAACTTAAAAAAGCACTTGATCGTCTTCAAATGCGTTCAGAAGAGCCGATGAAAGTCGCCATCACAGGGCAATTTTCAAGTGGAAAATCAACGTTTCTCAACGCTCTTTTAGCCAAAAGTATTTTACCAACAGGTATCACGCCTGTAACGTCCAAAGTCAATTACATTCGCTATGGCGAAGAGTTTAAGATTCGTGTGCGCTACAAAGATGGCAGAGATGAGTACCATGACATCAACACAATTGCTCATTTTACAGATCAGAGAGAACATGTCGAAGATATTGCGTATCTTGTATTGTATGCCCCACTCAACATTCTCAAAGACGTTGTATTTGTCGATACTCCAGGTCTTAACTCACAAGCCGCAACCGATACGCAAACGACCGAGAAAGTACTCAAAGAGGTCGATGGTATTATCTGGTTGACACTTATCGACAATGCAGGAAAAATGAGTGAGCTTCAAGTTTTGGAAGAGTACCTTGGTAAGTACCAAAACAAATCGCTTTGCGTACTCAATCAAAAAGATAAATTTACGCCACAACAAATCGAAGAGACGACCAACTATGTTAAAACAGCGTTTAAAGAGTTTTTTAGCGATGTCATTCCTATCTCGGCACGTCAAGCTTTAGAATCACGCAGCCATGACAAAAAAGTGATGATGGAAGAGAAGCTTGATGAGTTTATGCATGATTTACATGTAAAGCTTCAAAGCGGTGGAGAGAAGCTAGATTTTGCTGGTGTTGAGCACGATTTTAAAGCGTATCAAGCCACGCTTGATTCTATTTTGCAAAGTGACTTGGGTGCAAATCTCAAACTCTTGGAAGAGTCAAACATCGACAAAGTTTTAGATTTCATTCGTAACGAAATTCAGCCTAAATCAACACAATCCAAAGAGTTTGCTATTACCAAAGAGATTAAAGATATTTCTACCAAACTTATTGCGCAACATCAGCTGTTCTTAGCCATTTACGATGAGCTTTTAGACGAAATTGTACGTTTTGAAGCCGAAGCTAAAAATCTTTTTTCTGAGCTTAAAGGTAAGTTCTCACATGATCTTAAAAGTGCATTTATGCGTATTGAGCAAATTATTGAAACCATCGCTGATGCCATTTACAATCAAATCACAACCGAAAAACAGATTCGTTATGAAGCGCAAAAAGCAGGGCTTTTTAGTAAGCATGCAACCTACATGCCCTTTGAGTACCAAGCGCCTAAAATTAACTCCGATCTTATTTATAAAAGTCTTTTTTATGAAGAGAATCTCATCGGTAAGATGTTTAAACAGTACGTACGAAATCTTCTCTCCATTCAAAATGAAGTCAACGATAAAAACCGTTTGGTGTACCGCTCACTCGAGCAGGGCATTTTAAAATGGCAAACACCGTATGAGGTAATCCGTAAAAATGAAGAGCTTCACTCTGATATTGAATTTGCCAATATGCGTCGTTTTGCTTCTAAGGCGTACGAGAGCATCTTAAAGCCTTTTAACGATGAGATTGCAAACTCCTACGCGAAGATCAGCTCTGAGTTTAACCATCTTTCCAGTGCAGTGAGTTTTAACTACCAAAATGCAACCGAAGTGTGTGTAGCGTTTTTGGAAAACAAGATCGAAAAGTCGGCAAAACTCTACGAAGAAAATCCAACAAAATTTTCACTCTATGTACCCAAGCTTGATGAGATTAAAGAGCGTCTTCGAACATCGTTTCATCTCTATGAGCTTGAAAATATGATGAATACAAAAAATACGTTTCTCAATAAAGATTATGACCGCTTGATCAGCCAATTTACAGCGATTAAAGAAGAAAAAGTAGCGTTTTTAGAAGAGCGAAAAGCAAGACATTTCCGAATGATTGAGACGATTGAAAGTCTCTTAAAAGAGGTTGGCTAA
- a CDS encoding AI-2E family transporter yields MNEHRFFLTAIFLAVLFSIIKLYQPFLMIIAIASLLAMATYNLNLKLHGLTKNRHLAAVLSTMLLSLLLFGPIVYTITSVGSIVNNFDFSMIERVQAYLHTLDYQLPAPLAFMQAPLDDFINSLNIAQLSSTALSYLGSIGKNSAGFLKDMLLIVVFFFFALLNGKDLVDYFKSVMPIDAKEVNIVFSEVTNVMSVVFYSILLSAIFQGALFSFIGMYFGYDGLLLGIFYGFASLIPVIGGALMWIPLCAIEVAHGNTTTAIIIATYSIVVISIIADTFIKPLIIKYINDKMVKTPTNVNELLIFFAIFAGLTTFGFWGMILGPAITTLFISLLKLYKLLKEKHYM; encoded by the coding sequence ATGAATGAACATCGCTTTTTTTTAACGGCTATTTTCTTAGCCGTTCTCTTTTCAATTATTAAACTTTATCAGCCTTTTTTGATGATTATTGCTATTGCATCTCTGCTCGCAATGGCTACATACAATCTCAACCTCAAACTCCATGGGCTCACTAAAAATAGGCATCTTGCAGCTGTTTTATCCACAATGCTTCTTTCCTTGCTTCTCTTTGGTCCTATCGTCTATACTATCACTTCGGTTGGTAGCATTGTGAACAATTTTGATTTTTCAATGATTGAGCGCGTTCAAGCGTATCTGCATACCCTTGATTACCAACTGCCTGCACCTCTGGCTTTTATGCAAGCACCTTTGGATGATTTCATCAACTCACTGAACATCGCTCAGCTCTCAAGCACGGCTCTTTCTTATCTTGGATCTATCGGTAAAAATAGTGCTGGCTTTTTAAAAGATATGCTTCTGATTGTTGTCTTTTTCTTTTTTGCACTTCTGAATGGTAAAGATTTAGTGGATTATTTTAAAAGCGTGATGCCCATTGATGCCAAAGAGGTAAACATCGTTTTTTCTGAAGTAACCAATGTGATGAGTGTGGTTTTCTACTCCATTTTGCTCAGCGCCATTTTTCAAGGTGCGCTGTTCTCATTCATCGGTATGTACTTTGGCTATGATGGGCTTTTACTGGGGATTTTTTACGGTTTTGCATCGCTCATTCCTGTTATTGGAGGAGCGCTTATGTGGATTCCACTCTGTGCAATTGAAGTAGCACATGGCAATACAACCACGGCGATTATTATCGCGACTTATTCGATTGTGGTGATTTCCATCATTGCAGACACCTTTATCAAACCACTCATCATCAAGTACATCAATGACAAGATGGTCAAAACACCAACCAATGTCAACGAGCTTTTGATTTTCTTCGCTATTTTTGCGGGACTTACAACGTTTGGTTTTTGGGGAATGATACTAGGACCTGCGATTACAACGCTCTTTATTTCACTTCTTAAGCTCTACAAACTACTCAAAGAAAAACATTACATGTAA